GACGCGTGCTTGTTGACGATTGCGTGATCGGAGAAGCGCCATGGTACGATCGTGCGGGATTCCGTGGGTCTGCGGTGAGAGATCGCACCCGACGTGCTGTCATCTCTCGCGTGATATGGAATAATTCTATCCAGTCGGTGTTTGCAGGAATCGGGTCCGGCCGTCGGCCGGATCGGCCTCGTTTTTCGACTAGAGCCCGTGGGGAGATGGTGCATGTTGCGAGCAGTGGTTGTGGCCGGAGCGTTGTTGCTGAGCGTGAATGCCGTGGTGGCACAGCAGGACCTCGTCGACAGAACGCAGAAGCTGATGAAGGACAACGGCCGGAACGTCATGGCGCTCAGCGCGATGGTGAAGGGCGACAAGCCCTACGATCAGGCCACGGTGGATGCGGCGCTGAAGCAGTTCGATGAAACCGCGAAGGAGATGCCGAAGCTGTTCCCGGAGAGCGTGAAGGGCCTCAAGGCGTTCGACAGCC
The DNA window shown above is from Rhodopseudomonas palustris HaA2 and carries:
- a CDS encoding c-type cytochrome — translated: MLRAVVVAGALLLSVNAVVAQQDLVDRTQKLMKDNGRNVMALSAMVKGDKPYDQATVDAALKQFDETAKEMPKLFPESVKGLKAFDSQYSSSPKIWQERAKFDAEIATFAKAVSDAKSSVKDASTLKASFPAIGKSCGSCHESFRLKDG